In Hyphomicrobiaceae bacterium, the following are encoded in one genomic region:
- a CDS encoding alpha/beta hydrolase, protein MKRLTGIALALALLMPVSGLVTGCGQEKSKQEQAAEDNSREMTESAPPEAKEGGSGRKSAARKRYAPGKDVGSAEEEAAPPMTEAAPEATAPEPEASESAAPEVAEEPAPVPAYPDVAAPKPAAPSDNDGIGMSGSGQGGGGADYSRGIGGDDAGSPGSSAGTPPPEATTEASPTPPPAASDKEMFDVVPVFYGTDRAVEPDPNRLRYGSERGHKLQLGRALVTVPTAHKVPEIERPWVIEIPYFKVKIYEEKEDTAKHFTIQEISALTKEQMLDLVKLRLSKSENFKDHAFVFVHGFNTPFDYALYRTAQIAYDMKFDGAPFVYCWPSGGNVASYTYDRGSAEQAEPYLTEFLEIVIKESGAKSISLIAHSMGNELLLRVLESLRPRTPEGVKISQVILAAPDVDRDKFMNIAREITDFANGVTLYAASNDKALGYSARFWGGVPRAGDVPASGPLIIPGVDTIDVSAVSTDSLGLNHSGYAENNALLNDIKLLLQTGERPPDKRIPILEHMTTAAGGVYWRYPPAK, encoded by the coding sequence ATGAAGCGGCTCACGGGAATTGCGCTTGCCTTAGCGTTGTTGATGCCGGTTTCCGGCCTTGTCACCGGTTGCGGACAGGAAAAGTCCAAGCAGGAGCAGGCGGCTGAGGACAATTCGCGCGAAATGACCGAGAGCGCGCCTCCTGAAGCTAAAGAGGGCGGCAGCGGCCGCAAGTCAGCGGCAAGGAAGAGGTACGCGCCTGGGAAGGATGTGGGCTCCGCCGAAGAGGAGGCCGCTCCGCCGATGACGGAAGCCGCTCCCGAGGCCACGGCTCCAGAGCCAGAGGCCTCCGAGAGCGCTGCTCCAGAAGTCGCTGAAGAGCCAGCACCCGTTCCCGCTTATCCTGATGTTGCCGCTCCCAAACCCGCCGCTCCTTCGGATAACGATGGCATCGGTATGAGCGGGTCAGGCCAAGGTGGCGGTGGGGCGGACTACTCGCGTGGAATAGGCGGGGATGATGCAGGCTCTCCAGGATCGTCTGCCGGTACTCCGCCACCAGAGGCTACGACCGAGGCGTCTCCCACGCCGCCGCCAGCAGCCTCCGACAAAGAAATGTTCGACGTCGTGCCTGTATTCTATGGCACCGATCGCGCCGTCGAGCCTGATCCCAATCGGCTGCGGTATGGCTCTGAACGCGGTCACAAATTACAGCTGGGTCGGGCGCTGGTGACCGTGCCGACGGCTCATAAGGTGCCCGAAATCGAGCGGCCCTGGGTGATCGAAATTCCCTACTTCAAGGTCAAGATCTACGAGGAGAAGGAAGACACCGCCAAGCACTTCACAATTCAGGAGATCAGCGCGCTGACCAAGGAGCAGATGCTCGACCTGGTGAAGCTGAGACTGTCGAAGTCTGAGAACTTCAAGGACCACGCCTTCGTCTTCGTCCATGGCTTCAACACGCCTTTCGATTACGCGCTCTATCGCACGGCGCAGATTGCCTACGACATGAAGTTCGACGGCGCGCCATTCGTCTATTGCTGGCCGTCGGGAGGCAATGTCGCGAGCTACACCTATGACCGTGGCAGCGCCGAACAGGCCGAACCCTACCTCACTGAATTTCTGGAAATAGTCATCAAGGAGAGCGGGGCGAAATCCATTTCTTTGATTGCGCATTCCATGGGCAACGAGCTGCTGTTGCGAGTTCTTGAGAGCCTCCGCCCGCGAACGCCGGAAGGGGTCAAGATCAGCCAGGTGATCCTCGCCGCGCCCGATGTGGACCGTGATAAGTTCATGAACATTGCGCGCGAGATTACGGACTTCGCCAATGGCGTGACGCTGTATGCGGCTTCTAACGACAAGGCGCTGGGCTATTCGGCACGTTTCTGGGGCGGCGTTCCCCGCGCAGGCGACGTGCCTGCATCGGGTCCGTTGATCATTCCGGGCGTGGACACCATCGACGTCAGCGCGGTCTCAACCGACAGCCTCGGCCTCAACCACTCGGGCTATGCGGAGAACAACGCCTTGCTCAACGATATTAAGCTCCTGCTTCAGACCGGGGAACGGCCGCCGGACAAGCGGATCCCGATCCTTGAGCATATGACGACGGCCGCTGGCGGCGTCTATTGGCGCTATCCGCCGGCGAAATAG